The genomic window TCTGGATATCCCCCAGACGTCTGATGAGTTCATCCTTGTCAGATTCTGCCCTGATGAAGAGCTTCAACTTCCAGGTAGGGCCATCAATATTTCCTGAGGCTTCTACCAATGGGTAGAGATAGGGTTTTCCCCGTAACGACTTGTATGTGGTTTTGTAGCCTGTCAAGATAGCTAGAAGTAGGCTCCAGGTTGGCATCTTCATCGTAATGTTGAATAACGATTTTTTCTTCACAAGTCTCCACTCTAAATTCTTAGCGAGGACATAAACGATCATACTCAAGGATAGTAGGTACGCATTGTATAGTACCGTTAATGGGAATATCGGGTTGATGGGGAGTATTAGGGTTCTGTTCGGCGTAGGATGGATCGGTAAGGCTACTGATAGGCATATGAGGGCTTTGAGGTCTGCTCCTCCGAACAATCCTGTTTGAAACATTAAGATTGATATTCCTACTGTTATGATGATTGATGCCGCATATATGTGGATGAGTTGGGGGTTTGATACCAATCTTAGAGAAAGTAGGATTGAGGATATTGGGAGGTATATTATCCAGACCCTGTCGGAAACCTCCCTTGTTTTGAAGTCGCTCCATGCTGAATATCCAAGGATTATTATGGAGATTGCTAGGCTGATTATGTTAAGGTCTTCAGGGCTCATCGTTTTCAGCGTCTCATCGATGCCATGACATCCCACTCTTAATGGTGTTGGAATTGTGGAGGGTTTATCAGAAGATCGCTTCTGACGAGAATACGTTTATTCCCGTTTCACTTATCATGTATGGCCTCGGCTGATCGTCTGCTGCGGTCATCCTCATCTTCCTTATCTGTATGACCCTGTTCAGGGCTTTCCCAACCTTCAGCCTCATCATAACTATTACGCCGTCGGCGAGATACTCCTCGTCGACTACGCTCCTCTCAAGCCCGAAAGATTTTGTCTGCATCGTCGCTATCGTCGTCGCCCCTGTTGCTGTTAAGCTTTCGAAGAGGTCTAGAACGGCTATTCTCCTCTCGTACGGGTCCCTATACTGGTATAGGAGGGATGCCAGCGAGTCTACAACGATTCTTTTGGCTTTTAGGGAGTCGACGAGGTTCTCTACTGTGTTTGCCAGGCCGAGCATCGAGAAATCTCTAACCGTGACCTCCCTCCTTCCGACATAAAATTTTCCAACCTTGACCTCACCGGCTTCCCTCCTTATCAGGGCTGAGTCCAGGAATGCGAATCTGCCTTCCGCCTCATACTGTGAGAGGTTCCATTTGAACCTCCTCATAGCCTCGTAGAGCTGCCTCTTCTTCTCCTCAAGTGATACGAAGACACCGCTCTCACCGTACTTCTCGATCCCACTCACCAGAAACTGTGTGCACATGATCGTCTTACCTGTACCTGGCCCACCAACCAGCAAAACTATTCTTCCTTTGGGGATCCCACCCTCCAACATCTTATCGAGTCCTTCTATTCCTGTGGGAGTCCTATCAAACGCCGTCAATTGACCTCATCCTGCCGTATGGACGGTTGACGAGCAAATTCTCAAGTTATCAACCTGTACGTAATATAAATTGTGGACAGACCAACTTGCTAAGGTTCTGCTACGTTGCCGACTCTAGATAATGTCTCGTCTTGAGGCTTACATCTGTTGGGTTCTCACCCTCAATATATGGGATCTTGTTCGCCTCCAGATAATCCCTCGCCTGGTCTGCGAGTCTCGGAACCGCTATGAGGAGGCACCTCTCAGCCCCTACGTCAATAAACTTCGCATATGATGGAAGAATCATCCTTAGGTTGACCTCTGGACCTTCAGAAGTCACCAGGTCAACAGCGAATCTCCTTTCTCCTCTTGAATATGTCAATGTGAATTCGTGGCCGACCCCACTCCTCCCACTCAAGACCCCTGGAACACTCGTCTTGTAGCCTAAACCCTCCAGCGCATCTGCTACACTCAATACTGAGATCTTCTCCAGGGCCTCGGGTTTGATCTTCTCGTTCAGAGTGTATGAGTAGAGGTCTTCGAGTTCACAGTTCTCGAATTGAAACTCGTATGCACAGTTTCTGCAGTAGTATGCCTGCTTTGGATCGTTGAATACATTTCCACATGCCTCACATTCATATGTTACGCCTATCGGTTCGAGCTCAGTCTCGTGCTGGAATGTTTTTCCACACTTCGGACATTTGGATCCTTCAGTCCCATAGTACTCGTCCTCCTTGTAGATCGCTCCGCATTCAGTATGTTCAACTAGTCGATTTTTCCTAACCTTCCTCGAGTCACACTTTGAACATTTACTCCTTAGGAACACTTTTGAGGATTGGTGGCATCTTGGGCATGTGATGAGTTTCTCGTAGAGCTCCCCAACCAGAACACCTGTCTCAGCCAGCTCATCCAAAATAGACTGGAGATCTCTGGTCGTGGTCTTCTCTATGTCAGCCAACTCAGGGTAAGAAGGTTTTGTGCTCGTCTTGATCTCTGGCTCAATATATTTCAGGTCTGAACTAAGAAATCTTCTTACTATCTCCCTGGCGTCCTTGTCATGGTAGAGCTTCATCCTCCAAGTATCGGCAGGCTCAGGTGTACCCCTCACCTCAAGCGGCGTACCCTCCCTGAAATCGAATATTCTTCCGCGTCCAACTCTAATACCCTCAATTCCCACGGGGCCGCCAGGCTTCTGCATTGGGGCTACAGCCATCTCCTCCTTCAGCTTCCTCGCTATCTTGACCCTCCTCACATGGAACCTATCCATGATCATAATTGCCCCTGCTAGAAGGAAGACTATTTCCATGTAACTCCAGGAGTATAGGATGTTTGTGAAGACCTTGTTTAGAACAGCGAGGACGATGCATGCTGTCCCAGCCAGGATAAGAAACTCCTCACTCTCCCTTATGGCTCCGAAGAGCCCTGTCCCAATAGATATGATGAAGCCTATTGTGAGCACAGAGGAGTATATGAATCCCATATCTCCAGGAGCCCAGGCTAAACCCCTAGCGGTGATATAGAATATTCCGCTGACAATAATCGATACGATAAGGATGATAACTCCTGAGAGTCCGACCAGCCTCAATGTTAACCTTCGAGCCTCCAACCTATCTTCATCAAACACCCTAATATTGTTTCTCAATTATACTTGCCACCACACTTATCTACACATATACCCCTCTCTCGCCCGGCTTCAGGCTGCGTATTATCTCATTCAACTGGTCCCCAATCTCCCTCATGTTCGAGTATGTCTTCTTAAGGTGGTTTTGATGACCTAAACTACAAATGCGTTTTCTGTGGTTTAAGACCAAGATTTATGGAGCGAAGTGTTATATTGTGGCAATAAGATAAATTTTATCGTTAAAAAATTTGGAAGTAGGAGTAGAAATTAGGAAACCCTCAAGGCCGTCTTATCCTACCTGCGGATTGTCGGGAATACGAGGTTGGAGAGAGTCGGGAACTGTATATAGTGAAGAGGAAAAGGTACTTGAAGATAATTCCGAAACGCCAAATCGATTTGACTGAAAATTTCGATAAGATCGATTTAGGTGTAGAGGCCATCGGAAGTTGGAGTGAGTTTGAGAAAAAATTTTATGAGGCGAGTAGATGAAGTTCCTAGATGCAAACGTCTTCATTTACGCCTACTACAAACCGAGAAGGCAGCTTATTGAAAAAGAGAAGGATATGAAGGAACATGCGAAGAAAATAATCAACGATTTATCGCAGTGAAAATAAGAGGGAGCTGTTAGTTGTATACTTATTAGAATGCATAAACATTCTTAAACGTAGTATGCCAATAGAACATTTAATCCCGACTTATTCACAGCAGCAGAGCTCGGAGGAGATTTAAAAGTTAATCCTAAAGACGCTTTAGCTATCGATATCATGAGGCAAAACAACATCAATGAGATCTATCCTTTGATGAGGACTTCAATAAGATAGAAGGAGTATCAAGGCTCCCTGAACTGTAATTAGCAAGACAATACAAAATTTAGTTGGATCGATGAAGTGAAGATCTGGAGATAGTTGTTCTTGAGGTTAAACAACCAAATGTGTAGGGACAACCTCCCATCTAGACGTTTTTGGAAAGTTACAATACAATTTTATGGTAACCTAGGACTCTGGTAATACTTATCCATAGGTAAGACTTCACTAATGAGAGGGGCAATTTATGCAATACTCTAAAGTCACGAAGAAGGGGCAGACGACCATACCTCTGAAGTATAGAGAAAAGTACAAACTAAATGAGGGATCAATCGTTGCTTTCGAAGACACAGATGAAGGTTTACTCTTAAAACCTATACCCGATATAGCTGATTCGGCTGGTGCATTATCAGGTTACACTGATTTAGAAGAAGTCTTATCGGACCTTATTAGAGATAGGAAGAAAGACTTTCGTTAGTGATAAATGATGATCGCTTTCGACACAACATTTTTTGTAGTACACTACTTCTCAAGAGAGACGGAGACTCTGTCTAAAACGAAGAAAATATTATACTTAGAAAGCTTGGGAATAAGGGAATTGTGTCAACCATTGTTTTAGGCGAATTCTATTCCTTAACTCACAAGAGGGCAGATAAAGACACTGCTGAGAAATATTTCGACGAAATAGTAAAGTCTGACTTACTTGAATTATCTGTAGAAGTTTCGAGACTAGCAGGTATTATCAGGCGGAAATATGAAGAGAAGATACCTTGGGGAGATTGCATAATAGCAGCAACAGGTCTAACTAAAAAAGTTGATTTCATTATAACTGAAGACCCGCATTTCGAGCAAATTAAGGAGATAAAATCTCGAAAACTTAATGATGTAAAAATTTGACTTGTAAATGCTTGAGATCCACTACTTTCTCAGCCATCTCTTCCAGATAGAATTTGCCCAGAGATAGTTCCATGACTTGATGTGGCTTGCCTTTGTGACGTTAGGTTGAACTCAACACAATGTTGGAACTTTTGACGAATCAGTATGTGACTATGTTTCTCGCTTGGTTTGGCGCTGTGGTTACGAGTAGAGCTGAGTTAGCGTTTCCGGCAGATGAGGTGCAGGAAAAGATGTAGAAGATATACGAATATTTTCTCGAATACTCCGTATTTGAGTAGATCTCCTTGATGGTTATGGGATCCCCATTGAACATAATGTTGAGTAGGTAGAGAATCGATGTTCTAAATGGCTCCCTACTTCTACATACCATTTTAATTTAGGTGTCGTCTAAATATAATCTTGAGGCTGAAATGTTTTGCTTGTTGAGTTTCGACTCCATGGTAGGGGTGGACAAGGGGTGGTGATAGGGGCTGAGCTTTTGGCCAAGGCTGCTTTCATTGAAGGCAGGTGGTCTCAAGCATCACCGTTCTTCGGGGCTGAGCGTAGGGGTGCGCCGGTGAAGGCCTACACCAGAATATCTGACCGTGAGATATATGTTCGAAGCCAAGTCTATGAACCTGACTGTGTGATTGTATTCGACCATACGTTGCTCGGCGACGAGGTCTGGTCGGGCCTTAAGCCTTCAGGCATGGCAGTGATCAATACTGGACGAACCCCTGAAAATCTAGGTTTGAGATTTAGGGTGGCGACAGTCGACGCCACATCTATAGCTCTCAGACTAGGCCTCTTGACTGCAGGCCTACCTATGGTAAACACAGCTATGCTCGGCGCCCTAGCGAGAGCCTATGGAGTTGTGAGCATAGACTCTGTCCTGAAGGCTATTGTTGAGGAATGGCCCAGAAGGGCTGGTGAAGTCAATGTTGCAGCAGCCAAAGCCGCCTATGAGAGTACTCTAACCGGTTGAATCTACGTTGATGAACAATATGTCAATCGAATATTTTGTAAGATTCTGTTCAAGTCTTCCTTTCCCTTCGGCTGAGCCTGTGATGGGTGCAGCAGGCAGGACAGGATCATGGAGAGTCTACAGGCCCCTCATAGACAAGACCAAATGTACACGTTGCCTATTATGCTGGCTATACTGCCCTGAGGGCTGCGTCGAACGTACCATCGAGGACGATGTCGAGGTTAACCTCGATTACTGTAAGGGTTGCGGTATATGCGCTGAGGAGTGCCCTCCAAAAGCGATAACAATGGTGAGGGAGGAGGCTCAATGGTAAACCTCATACTGGATACTGGGAACCATATGGTCGGCTACGCTGTAAGAGCCGCCAGGGTCCAGGTTATAGCAGCCTACCCAATAACACCACAAACATCCATAGTCGAGCAGTTGGCTACGATGGTTGAGACCGCGAAGTTGAAGGCCAGATACATATGTGTCGAGTCTGAACATAGCGCCCTAGCAGCCTGTGTAGGCGCATCATATGTTGGAGCGAGAACATTCACAGCGACATCATCCCAAGGTCTCGCCTACATGCATGAGATGCTCCATTGGACGAGCGGCTCCAGACTCCCAATAGTCATGGCTGTCGTCAACAGGGCCCTCGGCCCACCATGGAATATCTGGGTAGATCATGCAGACTCCCTCAGCCAGAGGGACACGGGCTGGATCCAAATCTACTGCTCATCAAACCAAGAGATCTTCGACACCGTAATCCAATGTTACAAGGCCTGCGAGTCTCCAGAGGTCTCCCTCCCAGCCATGGTATGCCTTGAAGGGGTCACGTTATCACACACATCGATGCCCGCAATCATCCCTGAACAGTTTGAGGTTGACGAGTACCTTCCACCATACAATCCAGCTGTAACCCTGAACCCTGAGAGGCCAAAAACATTCTCAAATATATTCAAGCCTGAGGACTATATGAGTCTCAGACATGGATTGGATGGTGCGATGGTTAGGGCGATGAAGATTTTGGAGGATGTGGCCCTCGAATATTCAACACACTTCGGCCTACCATACCATGGTGGACTCGTTGAGAAATATAAGCTTGAAGACGCCGAGGCTGCAATAGTCGCCTTGGGTGGCCTGGCGAGTGAGGCGAAGGATGCAGTCGACAAGTTGAGGCTGCGAGGCTTGAAGGTTGGACTGTTGAGGGTCAGGGTCTTCAGGCCATTCCCAAAGGAGGAGATGAGGCGGTTGGCAGAGGACCTGAAATTTATGATTGTGCTCGATAGGGACATCAGCTTCGGGATGGAGGGTATCCTATATACCGAGTTGAAAGCAAGCCTATATGATCTCCAAGATAGGCCCAGCCTGACAGGCTTCATCGTCGGCCTTGGAGGGGTCGACGTCAAGAGCAGCCAGATCGCAGATATGGTCATTAAATGTCTAGAAGGTAAGTTCAAAGGTACTGTTTGGATGGAGGGTTGATTCTCAATGTCCATTAAGGGTCTCTCCAGGAGAGAGTTTATGCTCCCAGGCACAGCTGCATGTCCAGGCTGCGGGTTGGCCTTGGCCCTCAGACATGCCCTGAAGGCTCTTGGAGACAGAACGATCCTGGTCGTTCCAGCAGGATGTACCAGCGTAATCCAAGGAATTGGACCGAACTCATCCTTTGCGGTTCCAACCCTGAACATAGCGTTCGCCGCCTCAGCAGCCGCAGCCTCAGGGATCGTTAATGGGTTGGATGTTCAGGGGATAAGAGACGTCAACGTAGCTGTATGGGCTGGTGACGGTGGAACAGCCGACATAGGGATACAGGCCCTCAGCGGGGCTGCTGAGAGGATGACTGACATGATATACTTCTGCTGCGACAACGAGAGCTACATGAATACTGGGGTACAGAGGAGCAGCTCGACACCCCAAGGAGCCTGGACGACGACAACACCGACAGGGAAGAGGGAGCCTAAGAAGGATATGCCGCTCATTATGGCAGCCCACAGGATCCCATACATAGCCACGGCATGCTCATCCTACCCCATAGACCTACATAACAAGGTTGAGGAGGCGAAGAAGATTAGAGGGACAAAATACATACATATTCTGGCCCCTTGCCCAACTGGCTGGAGATACCCATCAGAGAAGACGGTTGAGGTCGGCAGGTTGGCTATTGAGACTGGAATCTGGCCTCTATACAAGATTCAAGATGGAAGATTCACTATCTCAATCCAGAGCAAGCCGCTGGTGAAGGAATCTAGGAGGAGGCCTGTGAGGGAGTATCTTGAGATCCAAGGAAGATTCAGCCACCTCACATCATCTGAGATCGATAATATTCAAGGCATGGTCTCCGCTATGTGGGAGCACCTCAGCCTGATGGATAATAGGGACCTGCTCAAAGGTTGGTAAACATATGTCTGAGGATACAGGTTCAAAAATTGAGTCTAAACCTGTAGGAGGCTTGGTTGAGGAGATAATGAATAGAAATGTAGTGACAATCCAAGAGTCAGCCACAATAGGTGAGGCTGCAAGAACTATGAGGAGTAGGGGAGTAGGCTGCCTCATAGTAAAGAGGGGGCGAGAACTCCAAGGCATAGTCACCGAGAGAGATCTGGTCAAGGCCCTAGCTGACGATAGACTCGACACATCGATAGGCAAGGTCTCCTCCAAACCCCTGATCACGGTTGGACCCAAGAGCCCTGTGAGTGAGGCGGCCAAGATCCTAGCCTCCAAAGGTATAAGACGCCTCCCAGTCGTGGATGGCGATAGACTAGTAGGAATATTGACCTCAACAGACCTAGTAAGATACTACGCCAAACTTTCAAAGTACGCCGTGAAGAATACTGGACCCTAACATTCTATGAAAACTGTAGAATGTGATTTAAGCATCCTCTAGTTATCGA from Candidatus Bathyarchaeota archaeon includes these protein-coding regions:
- the porA gene encoding pyruvate ferredoxin oxidoreductase, whose product is MVNLILDTGNHMVGYAVRAARVQVIAAYPITPQTSIVEQLATMVETAKLKARYICVESEHSALAACVGASYVGARTFTATSSQGLAYMHEMLHWTSGSRLPIVMAVVNRALGPPWNIWVDHADSLSQRDTGWIQIYCSSNQEIFDTVIQCYKACESPEVSLPAMVCLEGVTLSHTSMPAIIPEQFEVDEYLPPYNPAVTLNPERPKTFSNIFKPEDYMSLRHGLDGAMVRAMKILEDVALEYSTHFGLPYHGGLVEKYKLEDAEAAIVALGGLASEAKDAVDKLRLRGLKVGLLRVRVFRPFPKEEMRRLAEDLKFMIVLDRDISFGMEGILYTELKASLYDLQDRPSLTGFIVGLGGVDVKSSQIADMVIKCLEGKFKGTVWMEG
- a CDS encoding prepilin peptidase, whose product is MGCHGIDETLKTMSPEDLNIISLAISIIILGYSAWSDFKTREVSDRVWIIYLPISSILLSLRLVSNPQLIHIYAASIIITVGISILMFQTGLFGGADLKALICLSVALPIHPTPNRTLILPINPIFPLTVLYNAYLLSLSMIVYVLAKNLEWRLVKKKSLFNITMKMPTWSLLLAILTGYKTTYKSLRGKPYLYPLVEASGNIDGPTWKLKLFIRAESDKDELIRRLGDIQ
- a CDS encoding 2-oxoacid:acceptor oxidoreductase family protein, with the protein product MLVEFRLHGRGGQGVVIGAELLAKAAFIEGRWSQASPFFGAERRGAPVKAYTRISDREIYVRSQVYEPDCVIVFDHTLLGDEVWSGLKPSGMAVINTGRTPENLGLRFRVATVDATSIALRLGLLTAGLPMVNTAMLGALARAYGVVSIDSVLKAIVEEWPRRAGEVNVAAAKAAYESTLTG
- a CDS encoding CBS domain-containing protein, whose product is MSEDTGSKIESKPVGGLVEEIMNRNVVTIQESATIGEAARTMRSRGVGCLIVKRGRELQGIVTERDLVKALADDRLDTSIGKVSSKPLITVGPKSPVSEAAKILASKGIRRLPVVDGDRLVGILTSTDLVRYYAKLSKYAVKNTGP
- a CDS encoding AAA family ATPase encodes the protein MTAFDRTPTGIEGLDKMLEGGIPKGRIVLLVGGPGTGKTIMCTQFLVSGIEKYGESGVFVSLEEKKRQLYEAMRRFKWNLSQYEAEGRFAFLDSALIRREAGEVKVGKFYVGRREVTVRDFSMLGLANTVENLVDSLKAKRIVVDSLASLLYQYRDPYERRIAVLDLFESLTATGATTIATMQTKSFGLERSVVDEEYLADGVIVMMRLKVGKALNRVIQIRKMRMTAADDQPRPYMISETGINVFSSEAIF
- a CDS encoding 4Fe-4S binding protein, whose translation is MSIEYFVRFCSSLPFPSAEPVMGAAGRTGSWRVYRPLIDKTKCTRCLLCWLYCPEGCVERTIEDDVEVNLDYCKGCGICAEECPPKAITMVREEAQW
- a CDS encoding PIN domain-containing protein, with product MSTIVLGEFYSLTHKRADKDTAEKYFDEIVKSDLLELSVEVSRLAGIIRRKYEEKIPWGDCIIAATGLTKKVDFIITEDPHFEQIKEIKSRKLNDVKI
- a CDS encoding pyruvate synthase subunit beta, which produces MSIKGLSRREFMLPGTAACPGCGLALALRHALKALGDRTILVVPAGCTSVIQGIGPNSSFAVPTLNIAFAASAAAASGIVNGLDVQGIRDVNVAVWAGDGGTADIGIQALSGAAERMTDMIYFCCDNESYMNTGVQRSSSTPQGAWTTTTPTGKREPKKDMPLIMAAHRIPYIATACSSYPIDLHNKVEEAKKIRGTKYIHILAPCPTGWRYPSEKTVEVGRLAIETGIWPLYKIQDGRFTISIQSKPLVKESRRRPVREYLEIQGRFSHLTSSEIDNIQGMVSAMWEHLSLMDNRDLLKGW
- a CDS encoding AbrB/MazE/SpoVT family DNA-binding domain-containing protein, whose product is MQYSKVTKKGQTTIPLKYREKYKLNEGSIVAFEDTDEGLLLKPIPDIADSAGALSGYTDLEEVLSDLIRDRKKDFR